DNA sequence from the Bacteroidota bacterium genome:
CAGACTTCATGCACGTTCTTGATGGTGTTGAGAATGTTGATAGGAAACCCGCTTTCCAGCATGATGATGAAGGTATGTCCGGCAGCAAGGTTCATTGCGTTCTTCTGCGCAAGCTCGATCAGTTTTTGATCATTCCCTGCAAAACGAACAAGCGCCGGTCCCGACGCTTCACAAAAGGCAATACCGAACTTCATAGCCGGATTTGTTTGCACAATCGCCTCGTAGAGATCTTCCACGGTTTTGATAAAATGGGAATGACCGAGGATGAAATTCATATCCTCCGGTTTTTCCACAGCTACAA
Encoded proteins:
- a CDS encoding adenosine-specific kinase, with protein sequence MELTIVAVEKPEDMNFILGHSHFIKTVEDLYEAIVQTNPAMKFGIAFCEASGPALVRFAGNDQKLIELAQKNAMNLAAGHTFIIMLESGFPINILNTIKNVHEVCRIYCATANPTQVIIAETQEGRGILGVIDGVKTKGIETDEDIVKRKELLRKIGYKL